Proteins co-encoded in one Ziziphus jujuba cultivar Dongzao chromosome 9, ASM3175591v1 genomic window:
- the LOC107429177 gene encoding uncharacterized protein LOC107429177 isoform X1, producing MYTSLSESESENLYRVTMQGKWEEVVKIYEKNPKAHKMRITHEGGTALHLAVIECREETVLKLVQEICKIDKSALEIQNDRDDTPLHHAASAGSKIMCKYIVEAANPRLIGVRTSTGETALFISAINGNREAFFYLHSVCFDISVSKSLSDCDLYSYTRRSNNGDNILHAAINNGHFDLAYQIIHLYGDLVTSVNENGLTPLHCLAKPDAFKSPSYNLGLWKRLIYQCIVVKELKEDPISNLQSEEGSSASDVEIPISDKDTGSQSSIPSNEMQGIFLTSYDKFLKVLATLGDKFLKVLATLGVGIKRIKEIVRELEELKKEHKRSLQVMNELFERSKFIYKHKDAGMKKEKLSLEEEDEDDDMEEIFNSENGIKRIKEIVRELEELKKKLKGSLQVMNELFKRSEFIYKHKDAGMKKEKLSLEEEDEDDDMEEIFNSEKEKIPPQETAEIDGMVIMAAKNGVVEIVEKFLDKFPATVHDRDQKMKNILILAAENRHPNVYNLLIKKNIKKKILSNTTFLKADSEENNVLHAAATYKENKPWPIPGVALQMQWEIKWFEFVKASIPPHITFRPNLEGKTPEEVFSETHKNLMIEGTKWLIKTSESALWWLH from the exons ATGTATACTTCTCTGTCTGAAAGTGAGAGCGAAAACTTGTACCGAGTGACAATGCAAGGCAAGTGGGAAGAAGTAGTGAAAATATACGAGAAAAATCCAAAGGCTCACAAGATGAGGATCACGCACGAAGGTGGTACAGCTTTGCATTTGGCAGTCATAGAATGCAGAGAAGAAACTGTTTTAAAACTCGTGCAGGAGAtttgcaaaattgacaaaagtGCACTTGAAATCCAAAACGACAGAGATGATACCCCTCTTCACCATGCAGCTTCAGCGGGGAGTAAAATCATGTGCAAGTACATCGTCGAGGCAGCTAATCCACGGCTGATTGGCGTTCGGACCAGCACCGGAGAGACTGCTTTATTCATTTCAGCTATTAATGGAAACAGGGAAGCTTTCTTCTATCTCCATTCCGTGTGCTTTGACATCTCTGTCTCTAAGAGTTTGTCCGATTGTGATCTCTACTCTTATACCAGGAGATCCAACAATGGTGACAATATTCTGCATGCTGCAATCAATAACGGGCACTTTG ATTTGGCATATCAAATAATTCATTTGTATGGTGATCTTGTTACTTCTGTCAATGAGAATGGATTAACTCCACTCCATTGTTTGGCCAAGCCAGATGCCTTCAAAAGCCCTTCTTATAACCTTGGTCTATGGAAGAGACTCATTTATCAAT gtATTGTTGTGAAGGAGCTCAAGGAAGATCCAATATCAAATCTCCAATCTGAGG aaggaagctCAGCCTCTGATGTTGAGATCCCGATCAGCGATAAGGATACAG GGTCCCAGTCATCAATTCCTAGCAATGAAATGCAAGGCATATTTCTGACTAGCTATGACAAATTCCTCAAGGTGCTAGCCACTCTTGGTGACAAATTCCTCAAGGTGCTAGCCACTCTTGGAGTAG GAataaaaaggataaaagaaatTGTACGGGAGCTAGAGGAACTGAAAAAGGAGCATAAAAGGTCACTTCAAGTCATGAATGAACTCTTCGAGCGTTCTAAATTTATATACAAGCACAAAGATGCtggaatgaaaaaggaaaaactatcattggaggaagaagacgaagacgATGATATGGAGGAAATATTCAACTCAGAGAacg GAataaaaaggataaaagaaatTGTACGGGAGCTAGAGGAACTGAAAAAGAAGCTTAAAGGGTCACTTCAAGTCATGAATGAACTCTTCAAGCGTTCTGAATTTATATACAAGCACAAAGATGCtggaatgaaaaaggaaaaactatcattggaggaagaagacgaagacgATGATATGGAGGAAATATTCAACTCAGAGaaag AGAAGATTCCACCCCAAGAAACGGCAGAAATTGATGGCATGGTAATAATGGCGGCGAAAAATGGGGTGGTAGAGATAGTTGAGAAATTTCTGGACAAGTTTCCTGCGACCGTCCATGATAGggaccaaaaaatgaaaaatatactgATATTGGCAGCTGAGAACAGGCATCCAAACGTATACAATTtattgataaagaaaaatataaagaaaaaaattctctcTAATACCACCTTTCTGAAAGCCGATTCAGAAGAAAACAATGTATTACATGCTGCAGCAACGTATAAGGAAAATAAACCTTGGCCCATTCCTGGGGTTGCTCTGCAAATGCAGTGGGAAATCAAATGGTTTgag TTTGTTAAAGCTTCTATACCACCTCACATCACTTTTCGCCCCAACCTAGAAGGAAAGACACCAGAAGAAGTTTTCTCAGAAACCCACAAGAATCTCATGATAGAAGGCACAAAGTGGCTCATCAAAACCTCTGAATCTGCTCTGTGGTGGCTGCATTAA
- the LOC107429177 gene encoding uncharacterized protein LOC107429177 isoform X2: MYTSLSESESENLYRVTMQGKWEEVVKIYEKNPKAHKMRITHEGGTALHLAVIECREETVLKLVQEICKIDKSALEIQNDRDDTPLHHAASAGSKIMCKYIVEAANPRLIGVRTSTGETALFISAINGNREAFFYLHSVCFDISVSKSLSDCDLYSYTRRSNNGDNILHAAINNGHFDLAYQIIHLYGDLVTSVNENGLTPLHCLAKPDAFKSPSYNLGLWKRLIYQCIVVKELKEDPISNLQSEGSSASDVEIPISDKDTGSQSSIPSNEMQGIFLTSYDKFLKVLATLGDKFLKVLATLGVGIKRIKEIVRELEELKKEHKRSLQVMNELFERSKFIYKHKDAGMKKEKLSLEEEDEDDDMEEIFNSENGIKRIKEIVRELEELKKKLKGSLQVMNELFKRSEFIYKHKDAGMKKEKLSLEEEDEDDDMEEIFNSEKEKIPPQETAEIDGMVIMAAKNGVVEIVEKFLDKFPATVHDRDQKMKNILILAAENRHPNVYNLLIKKNIKKKILSNTTFLKADSEENNVLHAAATYKENKPWPIPGVALQMQWEIKWFEFVKASIPPHITFRPNLEGKTPEEVFSETHKNLMIEGTKWLIKTSESALWWLH; encoded by the exons ATGTATACTTCTCTGTCTGAAAGTGAGAGCGAAAACTTGTACCGAGTGACAATGCAAGGCAAGTGGGAAGAAGTAGTGAAAATATACGAGAAAAATCCAAAGGCTCACAAGATGAGGATCACGCACGAAGGTGGTACAGCTTTGCATTTGGCAGTCATAGAATGCAGAGAAGAAACTGTTTTAAAACTCGTGCAGGAGAtttgcaaaattgacaaaagtGCACTTGAAATCCAAAACGACAGAGATGATACCCCTCTTCACCATGCAGCTTCAGCGGGGAGTAAAATCATGTGCAAGTACATCGTCGAGGCAGCTAATCCACGGCTGATTGGCGTTCGGACCAGCACCGGAGAGACTGCTTTATTCATTTCAGCTATTAATGGAAACAGGGAAGCTTTCTTCTATCTCCATTCCGTGTGCTTTGACATCTCTGTCTCTAAGAGTTTGTCCGATTGTGATCTCTACTCTTATACCAGGAGATCCAACAATGGTGACAATATTCTGCATGCTGCAATCAATAACGGGCACTTTG ATTTGGCATATCAAATAATTCATTTGTATGGTGATCTTGTTACTTCTGTCAATGAGAATGGATTAACTCCACTCCATTGTTTGGCCAAGCCAGATGCCTTCAAAAGCCCTTCTTATAACCTTGGTCTATGGAAGAGACTCATTTATCAAT gtATTGTTGTGAAGGAGCTCAAGGAAGATCCAATATCAAATCTCCAATCTGAGG gaagctCAGCCTCTGATGTTGAGATCCCGATCAGCGATAAGGATACAG GGTCCCAGTCATCAATTCCTAGCAATGAAATGCAAGGCATATTTCTGACTAGCTATGACAAATTCCTCAAGGTGCTAGCCACTCTTGGTGACAAATTCCTCAAGGTGCTAGCCACTCTTGGAGTAG GAataaaaaggataaaagaaatTGTACGGGAGCTAGAGGAACTGAAAAAGGAGCATAAAAGGTCACTTCAAGTCATGAATGAACTCTTCGAGCGTTCTAAATTTATATACAAGCACAAAGATGCtggaatgaaaaaggaaaaactatcattggaggaagaagacgaagacgATGATATGGAGGAAATATTCAACTCAGAGAacg GAataaaaaggataaaagaaatTGTACGGGAGCTAGAGGAACTGAAAAAGAAGCTTAAAGGGTCACTTCAAGTCATGAATGAACTCTTCAAGCGTTCTGAATTTATATACAAGCACAAAGATGCtggaatgaaaaaggaaaaactatcattggaggaagaagacgaagacgATGATATGGAGGAAATATTCAACTCAGAGaaag AGAAGATTCCACCCCAAGAAACGGCAGAAATTGATGGCATGGTAATAATGGCGGCGAAAAATGGGGTGGTAGAGATAGTTGAGAAATTTCTGGACAAGTTTCCTGCGACCGTCCATGATAGggaccaaaaaatgaaaaatatactgATATTGGCAGCTGAGAACAGGCATCCAAACGTATACAATTtattgataaagaaaaatataaagaaaaaaattctctcTAATACCACCTTTCTGAAAGCCGATTCAGAAGAAAACAATGTATTACATGCTGCAGCAACGTATAAGGAAAATAAACCTTGGCCCATTCCTGGGGTTGCTCTGCAAATGCAGTGGGAAATCAAATGGTTTgag TTTGTTAAAGCTTCTATACCACCTCACATCACTTTTCGCCCCAACCTAGAAGGAAAGACACCAGAAGAAGTTTTCTCAGAAACCCACAAGAATCTCATGATAGAAGGCACAAAGTGGCTCATCAAAACCTCTGAATCTGCTCTGTGGTGGCTGCATTAA
- the LOC107429177 gene encoding uncharacterized protein LOC107429177 isoform X3 produces the protein MYTSLSESESENLYRVTMQGKWEEVVKIYEKNPKAHKMRITHEGGTALHLAVIECREETVLKLVQEICKIDKSALEIQNDRDDTPLHHAASAGSKIMCKYIVEAANPRLIGVRTSTGETALFISAINGNREAFFYLHSVCFDISVSKSLSDCDLYSYTRRSNNGDNILHAAINNGHFDAFKSPSYNLGLWKRLIYQCIVVKELKEDPISNLQSEEGSSASDVEIPISDKDTGSQSSIPSNEMQGIFLTSYDKFLKVLATLGDKFLKVLATLGVGIKRIKEIVRELEELKKEHKRSLQVMNELFERSKFIYKHKDAGMKKEKLSLEEEDEDDDMEEIFNSENGIKRIKEIVRELEELKKKLKGSLQVMNELFKRSEFIYKHKDAGMKKEKLSLEEEDEDDDMEEIFNSEKEKIPPQETAEIDGMVIMAAKNGVVEIVEKFLDKFPATVHDRDQKMKNILILAAENRHPNVYNLLIKKNIKKKILSNTTFLKADSEENNVLHAAATYKENKPWPIPGVALQMQWEIKWFEFVKASIPPHITFRPNLEGKTPEEVFSETHKNLMIEGTKWLIKTSESALWWLH, from the exons ATGTATACTTCTCTGTCTGAAAGTGAGAGCGAAAACTTGTACCGAGTGACAATGCAAGGCAAGTGGGAAGAAGTAGTGAAAATATACGAGAAAAATCCAAAGGCTCACAAGATGAGGATCACGCACGAAGGTGGTACAGCTTTGCATTTGGCAGTCATAGAATGCAGAGAAGAAACTGTTTTAAAACTCGTGCAGGAGAtttgcaaaattgacaaaagtGCACTTGAAATCCAAAACGACAGAGATGATACCCCTCTTCACCATGCAGCTTCAGCGGGGAGTAAAATCATGTGCAAGTACATCGTCGAGGCAGCTAATCCACGGCTGATTGGCGTTCGGACCAGCACCGGAGAGACTGCTTTATTCATTTCAGCTATTAATGGAAACAGGGAAGCTTTCTTCTATCTCCATTCCGTGTGCTTTGACATCTCTGTCTCTAAGAGTTTGTCCGATTGTGATCTCTACTCTTATACCAGGAGATCCAACAATGGTGACAATATTCTGCATGCTGCAATCAATAACGGGCACTTTG ATGCCTTCAAAAGCCCTTCTTATAACCTTGGTCTATGGAAGAGACTCATTTATCAAT gtATTGTTGTGAAGGAGCTCAAGGAAGATCCAATATCAAATCTCCAATCTGAGG aaggaagctCAGCCTCTGATGTTGAGATCCCGATCAGCGATAAGGATACAG GGTCCCAGTCATCAATTCCTAGCAATGAAATGCAAGGCATATTTCTGACTAGCTATGACAAATTCCTCAAGGTGCTAGCCACTCTTGGTGACAAATTCCTCAAGGTGCTAGCCACTCTTGGAGTAG GAataaaaaggataaaagaaatTGTACGGGAGCTAGAGGAACTGAAAAAGGAGCATAAAAGGTCACTTCAAGTCATGAATGAACTCTTCGAGCGTTCTAAATTTATATACAAGCACAAAGATGCtggaatgaaaaaggaaaaactatcattggaggaagaagacgaagacgATGATATGGAGGAAATATTCAACTCAGAGAacg GAataaaaaggataaaagaaatTGTACGGGAGCTAGAGGAACTGAAAAAGAAGCTTAAAGGGTCACTTCAAGTCATGAATGAACTCTTCAAGCGTTCTGAATTTATATACAAGCACAAAGATGCtggaatgaaaaaggaaaaactatcattggaggaagaagacgaagacgATGATATGGAGGAAATATTCAACTCAGAGaaag AGAAGATTCCACCCCAAGAAACGGCAGAAATTGATGGCATGGTAATAATGGCGGCGAAAAATGGGGTGGTAGAGATAGTTGAGAAATTTCTGGACAAGTTTCCTGCGACCGTCCATGATAGggaccaaaaaatgaaaaatatactgATATTGGCAGCTGAGAACAGGCATCCAAACGTATACAATTtattgataaagaaaaatataaagaaaaaaattctctcTAATACCACCTTTCTGAAAGCCGATTCAGAAGAAAACAATGTATTACATGCTGCAGCAACGTATAAGGAAAATAAACCTTGGCCCATTCCTGGGGTTGCTCTGCAAATGCAGTGGGAAATCAAATGGTTTgag TTTGTTAAAGCTTCTATACCACCTCACATCACTTTTCGCCCCAACCTAGAAGGAAAGACACCAGAAGAAGTTTTCTCAGAAACCCACAAGAATCTCATGATAGAAGGCACAAAGTGGCTCATCAAAACCTCTGAATCTGCTCTGTGGTGGCTGCATTAA
- the LOC107429177 gene encoding uncharacterized protein LOC107429177 isoform X4, which produces MYTSLSESESENLYRVTMQGKWEEVVKIYEKNPKAHKMRITHEGGTALHLAVIECREETVLKLVQEICKIDKSALEIQNDRDDTPLHHAASAGSKIMCKYIVEAANPRLIGVRTSTGETALFISAINGNREAFFYLHSVCFDISVSKSLSDCDLYSYTRRSNNGDNILHAAINNGHFDAFKSPSYNLGLWKRLIYQCIVVKELKEDPISNLQSEGSSASDVEIPISDKDTGSQSSIPSNEMQGIFLTSYDKFLKVLATLGDKFLKVLATLGVGIKRIKEIVRELEELKKEHKRSLQVMNELFERSKFIYKHKDAGMKKEKLSLEEEDEDDDMEEIFNSENGIKRIKEIVRELEELKKKLKGSLQVMNELFKRSEFIYKHKDAGMKKEKLSLEEEDEDDDMEEIFNSEKEKIPPQETAEIDGMVIMAAKNGVVEIVEKFLDKFPATVHDRDQKMKNILILAAENRHPNVYNLLIKKNIKKKILSNTTFLKADSEENNVLHAAATYKENKPWPIPGVALQMQWEIKWFEFVKASIPPHITFRPNLEGKTPEEVFSETHKNLMIEGTKWLIKTSESALWWLH; this is translated from the exons ATGTATACTTCTCTGTCTGAAAGTGAGAGCGAAAACTTGTACCGAGTGACAATGCAAGGCAAGTGGGAAGAAGTAGTGAAAATATACGAGAAAAATCCAAAGGCTCACAAGATGAGGATCACGCACGAAGGTGGTACAGCTTTGCATTTGGCAGTCATAGAATGCAGAGAAGAAACTGTTTTAAAACTCGTGCAGGAGAtttgcaaaattgacaaaagtGCACTTGAAATCCAAAACGACAGAGATGATACCCCTCTTCACCATGCAGCTTCAGCGGGGAGTAAAATCATGTGCAAGTACATCGTCGAGGCAGCTAATCCACGGCTGATTGGCGTTCGGACCAGCACCGGAGAGACTGCTTTATTCATTTCAGCTATTAATGGAAACAGGGAAGCTTTCTTCTATCTCCATTCCGTGTGCTTTGACATCTCTGTCTCTAAGAGTTTGTCCGATTGTGATCTCTACTCTTATACCAGGAGATCCAACAATGGTGACAATATTCTGCATGCTGCAATCAATAACGGGCACTTTG ATGCCTTCAAAAGCCCTTCTTATAACCTTGGTCTATGGAAGAGACTCATTTATCAAT gtATTGTTGTGAAGGAGCTCAAGGAAGATCCAATATCAAATCTCCAATCTGAGG gaagctCAGCCTCTGATGTTGAGATCCCGATCAGCGATAAGGATACAG GGTCCCAGTCATCAATTCCTAGCAATGAAATGCAAGGCATATTTCTGACTAGCTATGACAAATTCCTCAAGGTGCTAGCCACTCTTGGTGACAAATTCCTCAAGGTGCTAGCCACTCTTGGAGTAG GAataaaaaggataaaagaaatTGTACGGGAGCTAGAGGAACTGAAAAAGGAGCATAAAAGGTCACTTCAAGTCATGAATGAACTCTTCGAGCGTTCTAAATTTATATACAAGCACAAAGATGCtggaatgaaaaaggaaaaactatcattggaggaagaagacgaagacgATGATATGGAGGAAATATTCAACTCAGAGAacg GAataaaaaggataaaagaaatTGTACGGGAGCTAGAGGAACTGAAAAAGAAGCTTAAAGGGTCACTTCAAGTCATGAATGAACTCTTCAAGCGTTCTGAATTTATATACAAGCACAAAGATGCtggaatgaaaaaggaaaaactatcattggaggaagaagacgaagacgATGATATGGAGGAAATATTCAACTCAGAGaaag AGAAGATTCCACCCCAAGAAACGGCAGAAATTGATGGCATGGTAATAATGGCGGCGAAAAATGGGGTGGTAGAGATAGTTGAGAAATTTCTGGACAAGTTTCCTGCGACCGTCCATGATAGggaccaaaaaatgaaaaatatactgATATTGGCAGCTGAGAACAGGCATCCAAACGTATACAATTtattgataaagaaaaatataaagaaaaaaattctctcTAATACCACCTTTCTGAAAGCCGATTCAGAAGAAAACAATGTATTACATGCTGCAGCAACGTATAAGGAAAATAAACCTTGGCCCATTCCTGGGGTTGCTCTGCAAATGCAGTGGGAAATCAAATGGTTTgag TTTGTTAAAGCTTCTATACCACCTCACATCACTTTTCGCCCCAACCTAGAAGGAAAGACACCAGAAGAAGTTTTCTCAGAAACCCACAAGAATCTCATGATAGAAGGCACAAAGTGGCTCATCAAAACCTCTGAATCTGCTCTGTGGTGGCTGCATTAA
- the LOC107429177 gene encoding uncharacterized protein LOC107429177 isoform X5, which yields MYTSLSESESENLYRVTMQGKWEEVVKIYEKNPKAHKMRITHEGGTALHLAVIECREETVLKLVQEICKIDKSALEIQNDRDDTPLHHAASAGSKIMCKYIVEAANPRLIGVRTSTGETALFISAINGNREAFFYLHSVCFDISVSKSLSDCDLYSYTRRSNNGDNILHAAINNGHFDLAYQIIHLYGDLVTSVNENGLTPLHCLAKPDAFKSPSYNLGLWKRLIYQCIVVKELKEDPISNLQSEEGSSASDVEIPISDKDTGSQSSIPSNEMQGIFLTSYDKFLKVLATLGDKFLKVLATLGVGIKRIKEIVRELEELKKEHKRSLQVMNELFERSKFIYKHKDAGMKKEKLSLEEEDEDDDMEEIFNSENGIKRIKEIVRELEELKKKLKGSLQVMNELFKRSEFIYKHKDAGMKKEKLSLEEEDEDDDMEEIFNSEKVC from the exons ATGTATACTTCTCTGTCTGAAAGTGAGAGCGAAAACTTGTACCGAGTGACAATGCAAGGCAAGTGGGAAGAAGTAGTGAAAATATACGAGAAAAATCCAAAGGCTCACAAGATGAGGATCACGCACGAAGGTGGTACAGCTTTGCATTTGGCAGTCATAGAATGCAGAGAAGAAACTGTTTTAAAACTCGTGCAGGAGAtttgcaaaattgacaaaagtGCACTTGAAATCCAAAACGACAGAGATGATACCCCTCTTCACCATGCAGCTTCAGCGGGGAGTAAAATCATGTGCAAGTACATCGTCGAGGCAGCTAATCCACGGCTGATTGGCGTTCGGACCAGCACCGGAGAGACTGCTTTATTCATTTCAGCTATTAATGGAAACAGGGAAGCTTTCTTCTATCTCCATTCCGTGTGCTTTGACATCTCTGTCTCTAAGAGTTTGTCCGATTGTGATCTCTACTCTTATACCAGGAGATCCAACAATGGTGACAATATTCTGCATGCTGCAATCAATAACGGGCACTTTG ATTTGGCATATCAAATAATTCATTTGTATGGTGATCTTGTTACTTCTGTCAATGAGAATGGATTAACTCCACTCCATTGTTTGGCCAAGCCAGATGCCTTCAAAAGCCCTTCTTATAACCTTGGTCTATGGAAGAGACTCATTTATCAAT gtATTGTTGTGAAGGAGCTCAAGGAAGATCCAATATCAAATCTCCAATCTGAGG aaggaagctCAGCCTCTGATGTTGAGATCCCGATCAGCGATAAGGATACAG GGTCCCAGTCATCAATTCCTAGCAATGAAATGCAAGGCATATTTCTGACTAGCTATGACAAATTCCTCAAGGTGCTAGCCACTCTTGGTGACAAATTCCTCAAGGTGCTAGCCACTCTTGGAGTAG GAataaaaaggataaaagaaatTGTACGGGAGCTAGAGGAACTGAAAAAGGAGCATAAAAGGTCACTTCAAGTCATGAATGAACTCTTCGAGCGTTCTAAATTTATATACAAGCACAAAGATGCtggaatgaaaaaggaaaaactatcattggaggaagaagacgaagacgATGATATGGAGGAAATATTCAACTCAGAGAacg GAataaaaaggataaaagaaatTGTACGGGAGCTAGAGGAACTGAAAAAGAAGCTTAAAGGGTCACTTCAAGTCATGAATGAACTCTTCAAGCGTTCTGAATTTATATACAAGCACAAAGATGCtggaatgaaaaaggaaaaactatcattggaggaagaagacgaagacgATGATATGGAGGAAATATTCAACTCAGAGaaag TTTGTTAA